The Novipirellula aureliae sequence CCTTGAGCATGTTGTGCCTCCCTGCATTGTCAAACTTAGCCACGGGTATGCCGGGCTTGGCAATTTTTGCATTTCAGGTCCAGATGATGAAGCGGAGATGCAGCGGCGACTAAAACAATATTGGCCGGGGGCGAACTTGGTGATCAATGAGAGGATCGAGAACATTACTGGCGATTTCGGCGTCCAGTTCTACTTGAGCAAAGATGGCTCGATGGTTTGGTTGGGGCTGACCGAGCAACACTTCGACACGAACAAAAAATGGTGCGGCGGCACATTTTCCGCCGACTTGCAAGTCCAGCTTTTTAATTCTCTGTGCCAGATCGTACGGCCCGTTGGCGACTCTCTTCACGCTTCAGGCTATTTCGGTCTGGTGGGAATTGACGTATTGAGAGATGCAATGAATTGTTTTTACCTCGTTGATGTGAACCCTAGGTTAACAGGCATTACTCCCTTCTTAATGGCATCAAGAATTTTTGCGCGAACGGGGCGATTCAACGAGGGGCTCTATCAAGCGAGTTTTCGGTTTCCCGGGTCGATGGATCAGCTCTTTGATGCCGCCAACCGCCTGGACGATGCGCGTGTGCTGGTATTGAGCGGGCTGGAACTCGCAACCGACACCAAGAACGTTACAACGACATGTCACTTGTCGGTTAGCTCGGATTCCCAAGTCCGCAATCAGCAGATACTCAGCGGTTTAGCAGACGACCGATTATCGCGTGCAAGGCAGAGCTAAGGGGCATCGACTTGAATGCGATTGGAGGGATCATCGAGTTAAATCAAATGGATTCAGAAATGAAGGAGTGGGATGACGGACACCCTATCAGAAAGGTCAATGCGGTCGGATCCTGGTCGGACGGGAGGATCACTCGCTGGAAGTAATCCGCATCGGGTTAGAGCAACTTGATCCGCGACACGCGACGTTTCTGACGTCGAGTCCCGTCATTAGCGAGGAGTTCACTCGTGCTAAAGGTTGCCGATGCGAAAGCGCTCCGTCGTTTCAAGACGCATTGGCAAGACGCATTGGGATGTGTGCTAACCTCGGATCACATGCTTGGCGAACGGCTG is a genomic window containing:
- a CDS encoding ATP-grasp domain-containing protein; translation: MPPIYQQSDLAFLSELYAQDAPDAVLFAEYPSSNSVETQFQNRSKYIIHDPFPPPTRALIKVLGPHHLMCGWGRGLAVASEFPPPPRLIEHWRSIFGDKGCPIWQPGPLVNEGVMPSEFDASAAYITLFPHESLSPLQQVIDPATNYSLHSKEVIAEIDCPQAAVLEHVVPPCIVKLSHGYAGLGNFCISGPDDEAEMQRRLKQYWPGANLVINERIENITGDFGVQFYLSKDGSMVWLGLTEQHFDTNKKWCGGTFSADLQVQLFNSLCQIVRPVGDSLHASGYFGLVGIDVLRDAMNCFYLVDVNPRLTGITPFLMASRIFARTGRFNEGLYQASFRFPGSMDQLFDAANRLDDARVLVLSGLELATDTKNVTTTCHLSVSSDSQVRNQQILSGLADDRLSRARQS